From Brachyspira pilosicoli, a single genomic window includes:
- a CDS encoding phosphohydrolase, with product MDKYYEIEFETIIRSKTKIYNDDVTIKCENMNGIVTYFKGKAIDIFIDEIKNNNALLKNSKFYTNVLLDEKEIFEKEIFNEAEYFYHIYLNCIPYSNNLKNRNLNTLREIVKEKSDERFLLLDTKLNRLKELFKSNKKINNEIVLFIEQILTDIGILIRTDFIKYIKNIQNSSITTNKINGKEIYLYHIMSSIVYYLEKEYIYNYIFNAYNDLQDINMLSHSNRVCLMMIDFLHYYNREFVKGLGNKLRLDYKNKYREIYRKVTSNFYSDISTEHLENIFKLGIRKFTDSEIIYFAIGSLYHDISLLKIFDSVPISNFLKDTDNNQDQHALKAYNFIKKTLKFKDDISLLVGLHHDYYGYSSNSLINKFSNEKDQEHILSFEAEDIINGEALAYVPSKILEILDTYDVLLFMNSKKKENSKDVLINMRDNLVTDKIKLDPILFNLFTNFLHEVSDIKLISLSID from the coding sequence ATGGATAAATACTATGAAATAGAATTTGAAACCATAATAAGATCAAAGACAAAAATATATAATGATGATGTAACTATAAAATGCGAAAACATGAATGGAATAGTTACTTATTTCAAAGGCAAGGCTATCGATATATTTATAGATGAAATAAAAAATAATAATGCTTTATTAAAAAACTCAAAATTTTACACTAACGTATTATTAGATGAAAAAGAAATATTTGAAAAAGAAATATTTAATGAAGCTGAATATTTTTATCATATTTATTTAAACTGTATACCTTATTCAAATAATTTAAAGAATAGAAATTTAAATACATTGAGAGAGATTGTCAAAGAAAAAAGTGATGAAAGATTTTTATTATTAGATACTAAACTAAATAGATTAAAAGAACTTTTCAAATCAAATAAAAAAATTAACAATGAAATAGTTTTATTCATAGAGCAAATATTAACAGATATAGGCATTCTTATTAGAACAGATTTTATTAAATATATAAAAAATATACAAAACTCTTCTATTACGACTAATAAGATTAATGGAAAAGAAATTTATCTTTATCATATAATGAGTAGTATAGTTTATTATTTGGAAAAAGAGTACATTTATAATTATATTTTCAATGCGTATAATGATTTACAAGATATTAATATGTTATCACATAGTAATAGAGTTTGTTTAATGATGATAGATTTTTTGCATTATTATAACAGAGAATTTGTGAAAGGATTAGGAAACAAATTAAGATTAGATTATAAAAATAAATATAGGGAAATATATAGAAAAGTTACTAGCAATTTTTACAGTGATATATCTACAGAACATTTAGAAAATATATTTAAACTAGGTATTAGAAAATTTACAGATTCAGAAATAATATATTTTGCTATAGGCTCATTATATCATGATATATCACTACTTAAAATATTTGATTCAGTACCTATTAGTAATTTCTTAAAAGATACAGACAATAATCAAGATCAGCATGCATTAAAAGCTTATAACTTTATAAAGAAAACTTTAAAATTTAAAGATGATATTTCTTTATTAGTAGGACTTCATCATGATTATTATGGATATTCTTCAAATAGTTTAATAAATAAATTCTCAAATGAAAAAGATCAAGAACATATTCTATCTTTTGAAGCAGAAGATATTATTAATGGAGAGGCACTAGCCTATGTACCTTCTAAAATACTAGAGATATTAGATACTTATGATGTATTATTATTTATGAACTCAAAGAAAAAAGAAAACTCAAAAGATGTTTTAATTAATATGAGAGATAATCTTGTAACTGATAAAATAAAATTAGACCCTATATTATTTAATTTATTTACAAATTTTTTGCATGAAGTTTCAGATATCAAATTAATTTCATTATCTATAGATTAA